The following proteins are co-located in the Scomber scombrus chromosome 2, fScoSco1.1, whole genome shotgun sequence genome:
- the LOC133996130 gene encoding stonustoxin subunit beta-like: MRKLLQVHSDFVSSSRLDHGGEQRLKPVPKRFFHLIQSHSHFVNKATNKPSGVLDDKLLLYCVSFSSSDFCELTVDPNTVNRNLKLSDNNRKVTAVTEKQPYPDHPDRFDAYYQLLCTEGLTDRCYWEVEWRGTVHISVSYRGIRRKGNSTDCWFGGYNQSWCLRCFDDGRYSVWHNKEETVLPSSSVSNRVAVYVDCPAGTLSFYRVSSDTLIHLHTFNTRFTEPLYAGFRLGPGSSVSLCSV, from the exons ATGAGGAAACTACTGCAGGTTCATTCTGACTTTGTTTCTTCCTCCAGACTGGATCATGGTGGAGAGCAGAGGCTGAAACCTGTTCCAAAGAGGT TTTTTCATCTCATTCAGTCTCATTCTCACTTTGTTAATAAAGCAACAAATAAACCATCAGGTGTGTTagatgataaactgctgctgtattgtgtctcattctcttcatcagatttctgtgaactcaCAGTGGACCCAAACACAGTCaacagaaacctcaaactgtctgacaacaacaggaaggtgacagcAGTGACAGAGAAGCAgccatatcctgatcatccagacaggtTTGATGCTTATTATCAGCTGCTGTGTACAGAAGGTCTGACTgatcgctgttactgggaggtcgagtggagaggaaCAGTtcatatatcagtgagttacagaggaatcagaaGGAAGGGAAACAGCACAGACTGCTGGTTTGGAGGGTATAATCAGTCCTGGTGTCTGAGGTGCTTTGATGACGGTCGTTACTCTGTCTGGCACAATAAGGAAGAAACAGTCCTCCCCtcatcctctgtctctaacagagtagcagtgtatgtggactgtcctgctggcactctgtccttctacagagtctcctctgacacactgatccacctccacaccttcaacaccagattcactgaacctctgtatgctgggtttagGTTAGGTCCTGGttcttcagtgtctctgtgCTCAGTGTAG